A region of the Salmo trutta chromosome 40, fSalTru1.1, whole genome shotgun sequence genome:
TGGAGGTCAGACTAAAAGTGGCGGAGGAGGGCGGAGACTCCCTGGCGGCGTCGCTAACAGACCTGACTTCCAAGGTTGAGGCTCTTCTTGCCAAGTACAATTCCCACGAGAGCACACTCGCCGCCCAGAGCACGGCAGCCGAGAAGGCCCGGGCCactctacagggagagctagagGAGCTGAAGGGCAGCCTAGGGGAGCTCCAGTCCAACGTGGTCTCACTGAGTGGCGCTCAGACCAATCTGGCTTCCAGAGACTCTAGCCTGGGGCAGCAGATAGAGGGGCTGGAGCAGAAGCTGGAAGCCCTGGGGGAAGTCTCCAAGTCAACCAGCCACCCCCCACCAGAGCTGGAGAAGCTGAAGAGCACCGTGGATGGCCTGGTGGGGAAAGCTGCCAAGCTGGAGAGCCATGAGAAGGCCATCGAAGCCCTACAGGGGTCACTACAGAAGACCATTAGCTCATTGGAGGCCTTGGCCAAAGCCCCAGCCGAAGAGCAAGAAGGTGTAAGGGGAGCgtaggaagaagagaaggaagagggggGTAGACTGGGTTGGGTCAATGAGAAATGGGAAATGTGGACTGCTGTGAATTTTAATACAACAATGCACtgtagttttttgtttgtttatttgtattttttctcaTTTGAGTTTTTCATTTAGTCAGATTCTGTTACGGGTGCTTTCACAAACCCAACTTGCAATATAAGCTCTTGTTCAGGAGCGTGTTATGGTTTACTGATTGTGTTTTGTTTCAAAAATTAAATTGGGCCACCACATTTCTGTGTAGACAAGGTTTTGAATTGATTTACATGTATATTATAAAACCTTCATCGTACATTGTATGGGACTAACTCACTCCAACCGTCTCCGTGACAGATGCAAACTAGCCATTTTGCACACCACCACACTTCATCAATCTCACTGGAGGTGAGTATTGAGGTGAAAGGTGAGAGTGGGTCGGCCTGTTTCTAGAAGATCATTGGATAAAGATCATAGAAAATCCTTCATAGGATACAGGCTACAAGGTTAAAGCACTCCCAGTTCATTTAAAGGCTCACTCTAGGCATGTgctccaaatggctccctatcccctatatagtgcactacttttgaccagggcccatatggctctagtaaaagtagtgtactacagtgagctccaaaagttttgggacagtgacacactttttgttgttttggctctgtactccagcactttggattttaaatgatataatgcctatgaggttaaagtgcagactgtcaactttcattttttattttcatccatattgagTGAATAGTTTGGAAATTACAGCACTGTTTGTACATCGtaccctgttattgtaatggtgagaggtagGAATTTTTGGGGAGTAGGATATTTATGCTTTAaatttctcactcatcattattcacgattcattcaggactatccataatcatgATAGCATCCATTCAtttttattgggcacaaaataatctgacaAACAaatcaaacagcaaatgcatccaacaaatttgttgTCACATAATTGATCTAGTCCcataaaatggggggactatgaaCAAAAAgtactgtaatttctaaatggtcacccaatatggatgaaaatatcctcaaattaaagctgacagtctgcactttataccatttcaaatccaaagtgcaggagtacagagccaaaacaacaacaacgccACTGTCCCAATATGAATGGAGCTCACCATATATAGGGAATGGGATGCCATTTGACATATAACCTGGTGCTTCAGACTGAGTATATAAGTGAACTTAATACAGTCTGTGATGCTTCATAAAAAGCTTATTGGAATATTTATTTAGGAAACACTGCTGGGACAGTCAAGTGAGAATTTATTGAAAGTAATTACTTTACCTGAAGAGGGAAGGAGATTGCTTGAGGCTAATCCAATCATTTCCTGATAGGCCACTCATAACCTGATTTGAgtcctcacatacacacacaaccttcCATTCAACAGGTGCCATTGCCTCAACATGTACAAGGAAACGCATAATTATGTATAGGGAATACAGAGTACACACAAACGTCAAATTGACAATTTATTAAGCACATCCCTCACACGAAGAACAATATATCCAAGgctataaacaaacaaaaaacacaatctcTGCAGTGTCCCAACTCCACTACAATGGGGTTGTGACAGTTTAAAGGAAGGGCTACAGTAAATACATGTGGTGTGATCTGTACATGTAATTAGCTTTAGTTAAAACGGTGGTATGGTGTCCACACTCTTTACCCAAAGACCAGCAGCAACCTGCGTCCTACTGTCTGCTTGTCATTGAGCAATTCCAGGTATGTGTAGGTTCAACTTTATCTTTAGAGATGACATGCCAATGTGCATGTTCAACAAGTTGTGATTGGCTCTCGGGTTGGAGATTGGCCTTTGGTGATTGGCTGTGAGGTCGTCAGCTTATTGTTCAGCTCCGATACATACTTCCTCCTTCAGACGTACATTTCCTGTAAAACACCTGGAGGCTTACTCAGTGGAGTAGCCCTAGAAATCAATAGATTAGCATGCTTCCCTATCCTACATGATTGTGATGTCTGTTCTACACAACATATTTCTATCGGAAcatacagtaacctactgaaTAAGCCCAAGGGTTTTTTATCAGAGGAGTGCAACGTCAGCAATGTTGCAGATAAAAATGTTAAACACAGAACAGAAACAACTCTCAGACATGAATCACAGCTCTATGCCACACATTTCTATCTGCATTGCTCTGCAGTCAGCCACATTGAATAAACTCCTGGTGACAGATTGTTTACACCAGCATGTGCACAGGCATAGCTCCATTGCCTTGCAGGCTGCAGCGTTCAGTATTCAATTTTAGGTCCCTATTCCTTTAAACCACAGACTCATTTCGATTTGATTGATGGCAGAGAGATGCAAAAACTAGCAGGACTAGCTAGCCATGTGGAACCCCAGGGCATGTATTCAGCACTGTGAACTATTGAGAACATTGCAGGTAGAATGTATAGCACTGACATCATCATTCCCTATTGTACAGAATCATATTGTAGCATAACATTCCTCCTGAACAGACCCCTTAGCCTGAGCATACCCGTGTGCATATCACACTTGGGTCAAGCAGTGTtgttactagaggtcgaccgattaattagggccgatttcaagttttcataattggtcatcggtatttttggacaccgatttgccgatgtattatttttttaaacattttatacacctttatttatctaggcaagtcagttaagaacaacattcttactttcaatgacggcctaggaacggtgggttaactgccttgttcaggggcagaacgacagatttttaccttgtcagctcggggatttgtttttgccaccttccagttactagtccaacgctctaaccacctgccttacattgcactccacgaggagcctgcgtggcaggctgactacctgttacacgagggcagcaagaagccaaggtaagttgctagctagcattaaacttatcttaacataatcactagttaactacacatggttgatgatattactagtttatctagcgtgccctgtgttgcatataatcgatgcggtgcctgttaatttctcattaaatcacagcctacttcgacaaacgggtgatgactTTACAAGCGCAtatgcgaaaaaagcactgtcgtggCACCAatatacctaaccataaacatcaatgcctttctttaaaatcaatacacaagtacagtgagggaaacaagtatttgatcccctgctgattttgtacgtttgcccactgacaaagaaatgatcagtctataattttaatggtagatttatttgaacagtgagagacagaataacaaaaaaatccagaaaaacgcatgtcaaaaatgttataaattgatttgcattttaatgagggaaataagtatttgacccctctcaatcagaaagatttctggctcccaggtgtcttttatacaggtaacaatctgagataaggagcacactcttaaagggagtgctcctaatctcagtttgttacctgtataaaagacacctgtccacagaagcaatcaatcagattccaactctccaccatggccaagaccaaagagcgctccaaggatgtcagggacaagattgtagacctacacaaggctggaatgggctacaagaccatcaccaagcagcttggtgagaaggtgacaacagttggtgcgattattcgcaaatggaagaaacacaaaagaactgtcaatctccctcggcctggggctccatgcaagatctcacctcgtggagttgcagtgatcatgagaacggtgaggaatcagcccagaactacacgggaggatcttgtcaatgatctcaaggcagctgggaccatagtcaccaagaaaacaattggtaacacactacgctgtgaaggactgaaatcctgcagtgcccacaaggtccccctgctcaagaaagtacatatacatgcccgtctgaagtttgccaatgaacatctgaatgattcagaggacaactgggtgaaagtgttgtggtcagatgagaccaaaatggagctctttggcatcaactcaactcgccgtgtttggaggaggaggaatgctgcctatgaccccaaaaacaccatccccaccgtcaaacatggaggtggaaacattatgctttgggggtgtttttctgctaaggggacaggacaacttcaccgcatcaaagggacgatggacggggccatgtaacgtcaaatcttgggtgagaacctccttccctcagccagggcattgaaaatgggtcgtagatgggtattccagcatgacaatgacccaaaacacacggccaaggcaacaaaggagtggctcaagaagaagcacattaaggtcctgaagtggcctagccagtctccagaccttaatcccatagaaaatctgtggagggagctgaaggttcgagttgccaaacgtcagcctcgaaaccttaatgacttggagaagatctgcaaagaggagtgggacaaaatccctcctgagatgtgtgcaaacctggtggccaactacaagaaatgtctgacctctgtgattgccaacaagggttttgccaccaagtactaagtcatgttttgcagaggggtcaaatacttatttccctcattaaaatgcaaatcattttctaaaatttttgacatgcgttttctggatttttttgttgttattgtctctcactgttcaaataaacctaccattaaaattagaaactgatcatttctttgtcagtgggcaaacgtacaaaatcagcaggggatcaaatacttttttcccctcactgtatacatttttaaacctgcatatttagttaatattgcctgctaacatgaatttcttataactaggaaaattgtgtcaATTCTCTtacgttccgtgcaagcagtcagagtatatgcagcagtttgggccgcctggctcattccgaactgtgtgaagtccatttattcctaacaaaggccgtaattaattatgacataacattgaaggttgaacaatgtaacagcaatatttagacttagggatgccatccgttagataaaatacggaacggttccgtatttcactgaaagaataaacgttttgtttttgaaattatagtttccattttaatgaccaaaggctcgtatttctgtgtgttattatgttataattaagtctatgatttgatagagcaatctgactgagcgatggtaggcaccagcaggctcgtaagcattcattcaaacagcactttcgtgcgtttgccagcagctcttcgcaatgcttcaagcattgtgctgtttatgacttcaagcctatcaactcccgagattaggctggtgtaaccgatgtgaaatggctagctagttagcggggtgcgcgctaatagtgtttcaaacatcactcgctctgagacttggagtagttgtcccccttgctctgcatgggtaacgctgcttcgagggtggctgttgtcgatgtgttcctggttcgagcccaggtatgagcgaggagagggacggaagctatactgttacacttgcACTActgaagtgcctataagaacatccaatagtcaaaggtatatgaaatacaaatcgtatagagagaaatagtcctataataactacaacctaaaacttcttacctgggaatattgaagactcatgttaaaaaggaaccaccagcattcatatgttctcatgttctgagcaaggaacttaaatgttagcttttttacatggcacatattgcacttttactttcttctccaacactttgtttttgcattatttaaaccaaattgaacatgtttcattatttatttgaggctaaatagattttattgatgtattatattaagttaaaataagtgttcattcagtattgttgtaattgtcattattacaaataaataaaaagaatcGGCCGAGTAATCGGTATCAGCCTTTTTTGGGGtccgccaataatcggtatcggcgctgaaaaaaatcataatcggtcgacctctagttgttaCAACCCCACCACTGGCCAGACTGACAACTGATTAAGGGGAAACTGTTCAAGAGACTGCTCACATTCCAAAACTGTGGACCAGCAAGACCTCTCATTCACCATGATTGATGGAATTTTTCTCAAAAAATAACATGCCAGCCTCCTAGGATgtaggttggcatttattgggatgactcatgtactggaggcagctctgcagggtAGTCACTAGCTGGCGCAGTCATaacatctgattttaaacctaacctaaaccacactgctaaccttatccctaaccttaaattaagaccaacaagcacatttttgttttcataaattTTGACTTTGCCACTGGCCCTTCTAGTGGAAATTGCTcagctctgcctccaggacaagattcatcGCAATAAATGCCAACCTACACATATGACAGGTTCATTCAAGGATACAATTTGTGGAGCAACATACGTTAGTCAGTATTCTAGACAAAAGGCCCAGTTAGTCTCAACCTAACCCCTAGGACTTACCTCTCAACCCCCTAAAGGTATGTATAGGTATACAGTCAATGGAAATTATACTGGAATGTACATTATAGGGGGAGTAACCTGTTCTTCTGTGGTTTCCATTATATTGCTTACATTAATCAAGATCTCTGGGGGAATCCAGAAGTACCTGTTGTAAGAGCTAGGTGGGGTCAACCATGGGTGTAGAGAGATCAGCAAACTCTGTTTGAGATTTACAAAAATGTGCAAGTTATTGTAAGGGAAGGATTGGTGACAAGCCGAAAGTTTGCCATTTACTCTGTAGATCTATAGCTTATAGAAAAGCACTCCTTCACAGCTCTCCTTCCAGTGTCTGAGGGAGGGCTTGACTCACGTTGACTTTCTGCAGAAGCATCTCTCCTCCCACTACCTGCATCTCAGGCTCAACTATTTGACTCAACTGCTGTGTCACAACTCCTAGGTCCTCCTCCACAGCGCTGAGGTTAGCGAAGGTCTGCCGTAGCTCTGCGATGTCCTCCTCCCTCCTGGTCAGATCCTCAGCCAGACGGCCGATCCTCAGGGTCAGCTCATCCACCTGCGGAGCCAGCGCCCCGAAGTCCCGCTTGATGGCCGCCACCTTGGGCTTGAGGTCGCCGGCAAAGGTCACCGTGCGGACCAATCGGGCACGGCCGCTTTCCAGCTCCCTCAGGCGCTCCGAGATCTGCTGGTCGTTGGCGAACAGCTCAGGTAGGCGGCGTTTGAGCTGCTCCAGGGCTTGGGCGTTGCGCTCCGTGGCGCCCTTGAGGCCCTGGATGCGGTCGATGCTGCCGGCCAGCAGGTCGCCGATACGTTTGACCATGCTGCGTTCGGCCTGGGCagccctctcctccagctccgtTACCTTCTCCAGGAGAGACTCCACCTCCGACTGGAGCCCATCCATCCGACGCACGTCTGTCCGCACCGACGCCACCtaggagatggaggaagaggatgatgattCATGGGCAAATCTTTACATGTACTGCCTTTCTATTCTAATGCCACGGTTCTGTTCAACAAGTTGCCTCTGGTTTTGAGAGACTTCAACCTTTACGTACTTGGAATATACATTTCTTGGTCTTATTACATGTAACTACATAGTACTGTACTACGTAACTACTTTAAAACATAAAAGTAGTTACAGTTTATTACAATACAGTAATTGTTTCAGGAATCTTATCTGCAGTTCCTGTGTAATTGCCTGAGTTATTACATCTTGGTTACCAAAGTAGTTAGAGCATCTAGATGGCTTAAATCATCTTTAAAAAATAAGAAAGCACAGTAAAGCAGAGGCCGCTGCCAAACCTTAGTGTTGACATCCTTAGTGATGGCAGAGGTGCGTCCCTCGATTTGTCCCACAGCCTCGGTCAGTGCTGCCACTCTGTCCTGGTGCAGGCCGCGTTTCTCCGTTAGGCCGGACGCCCAGTCCTTCAGCTGGCTTACATCCCGCTCCAGGGCCTCCAAGTGGGGCAGGAGACCACCAGGCTGCCTCTCTATATGCTCCAACAGGCTCTGGACACCCTCACACTGCGCCAGGAAACAGGTGGAAAGACAGAGCAGGGCGGCCATTTTAGAAAGGAGCTTTACATAGGAAAAGACTGTGACCAGCTAGATCATGCAGTCATAGACTGGTAGATAGGATGCATTGAACAACATGCAGGGAGACTGTCTGTAAGTTACACAGAAAGCTGATGTTTGGTGCAAATAAATAGAGCACATAAATGGGTAACAACACTAAGATATTTGAGACTGCTTTTAATTTACTAGAGATGCAAGATAGGAGAGAGAAGACATTTTTTTACAATAGATTTAACCAAATTTGAACATTTAAAAGATTCAGATAAACACTGATAATAAGGCACATTTATTTGAAATGCAATACTGCCATAACTGTCAAACTGTTCAAATATAAaatgtgtataaaaaaaaatgtatacaaactcAACATTTGAGTACCTGATGATATTGGAGTACTGGTCATAATTGTTCTCCTTTCCGACACTGACAAGGCAACAATAATATCCTTTACAGATTACAGGAGCAGTGTTTGGGTGCAGACGCTACATTCAGTTGCTGACTTTCAGCAGCCAGTGCAGACAACATTGATTGGTGCCGATATGAGATAGTAGTATGTTTGTGAGACAAGAACTTAAAACCTATTGATGAAACGTATCGCTAAACTTTAGTAATAGCAAGATAAAATGCACAAATCACAGAACGTAGCAATGGATTAACTATGTGAGGATTTAACAGCAGTTTTAAAACAAATGGAATGACAGGACCACTCCTTCCCATGGTTTAAAATTGACATCACACACTAAGGTCATCATTATGCACCGGCTGGGGTGGCTCATCCTGCTCTGGGTCCTTGACctttcacccctccctctccccttccctatcCGGCGTCCCAGAATTATCCTGGTTGTCCTGTTGCTCCTCCCCCCTATTGAGCTGTCCCAGCGTCTCCTTGACAACGGCCAACTCATTCCTCATCTTGAGGATGCTGTTGTGGGCCTGGAGGGCGTCCAG
Encoded here:
- the LOC115180325 gene encoding inhibitor of nuclear factor kappa-B kinase-interacting protein isoform X1; translation: MPSNEVKQRKKTAAQKQNDEPVETSKYTSEDEAKKAKATEGNSLPERKSTSPSSLDVKTITCLLSLIVCIVLTWVVLQQNARFFDVEEKYKLLSGKTASLLEMEEEVIKVSKKCEGVQSLLEHIERQPGGLLPHLEALERDVSQLKDWASGLTEKRGLHQDRVAALTEAVGQIEGRTSAITKDVNTKVASVRTDVRRMDGLQSEVESLLEKVTELEERAAQAERSMVKRIGDLLAGSIDRIQGLKGATERNAQALEQLKRRLPELFANDQQISERLRELESGRARLVRTVTFAGDLKPKVAAIKRDFGALAPQVDELTLRIGRLAEDLTRREEDIAELRQTFANLSAVEEDLGVVTQQLSQIVEPEMQVVGGEMLLQKVNVSQALPQTLEGEL